Within Ovis aries strain OAR_USU_Benz2616 breed Rambouillet chromosome 3, ARS-UI_Ramb_v3.0, whole genome shotgun sequence, the genomic segment AATCCCTCACAACCTGCATTCTCACGTTGAGATCCTTTTGGGATCTTACTAGCAAACTGCTGAAAATGAGAGAGCCAGGCTTACCTTGCAGACAATGTCTGAGGCCTACTGTGGCCCTTGAGGagtgaaataataaagaatacaCCCCCTCAGTAACATTTCAGGCAAGTTACCAGACCTCCTAGTAGCACAGCTACCAAAGAGCCAGGGTCAGAGTTGGCTGGGAACAAACTAAAGACTCTGATCTTCCACTCTATGCAGACAAACTCCCACTTGAGTCAGAGGACAGTCCAGAGCTTCTAGGACTGGGGTTTAGTGTAGAGAAAATGGAATGTATACTACTCAGGCATATGAAGGGAGGGCTGAAGAGAGatgaggaagggagaggatggAGTTGATATCAAGTCTGTAAATTATCTGCACTTAACAGTAAGACTTAGCTAGTCCCAGGCGCCTTCCTCCCCACATTCAGTTTGTGGCCAGATGGTTTCCCGAGTGGGCCATCCAACTCGAGGAATATATACACAAGTTGTTCTGTTCATTTACAGTAAGAAGCATTAACCCTTGAGCTTAGTCTCAAGGGCAGACAAactgttagaagaaaaaaaaaatctcaagaagaAATCCCATTCTCTACCCTGTGTAAAGACAGTGATATATTTGCCATTCTGGATCCAACATGTTGACTCTgttcctttttgtatttttctagcTCTGACCTTCATCCAATTTGCAACAAATCTATTTTAAGGCAAGAAGTTGATGACATGACTCAGGCTAGGGGTCAGAGAATCTCTTTGGCAGAAGATGATGAGCCCAGCTATGCCAAAGGATTTGACATGATGTACAGTGAATTTGACTATGACTTATGCAGTGAAGTGGTTGATGTGACTTGCTCCCCTGAGCCAGACGCATTTAATCCATGTGAAGATATCATGGGGTATGATATTCTCAGAGTCTTGATATGGTTCATTAGCATCCTGGCCATCACTGGGAACATCCTAGTGCTGGTGATCCTGATCACCAGCCAGTATAAACTCACAGTCCCCCGGTTCCTCATGTGCAATCTGGCCTTTGCCGATCTCTGCATTGGAATCTACCTGCTGCTCATAGCCTCAGTTGATGTCCACACCAAAAGCCAGTACCACAACTATGCCATTGACTGGCAAACTGGAGCAGGCTGTGATGCTGCGggctttttcactgtctttgcCAGTGAGCTTTCAGTCTACACTCTGACCGCCATCACACTGGAAAGATGGCATACCATCACCCACGCCATGCAGCTCGAATGCAAAGTGCAGCTCCGCCATGCTGCCAGCATCATGCTGGTGGGCTGGGTCTTTGCTTTTGCAGTTGCCCTCTTTCCCATCTTTGGCATCAGCAGCTACATGAAGGTGAGCATCTGCCTGCCCATGGACATTGACAGCCCCTTGTCACAGCTCTATGTTATGTCCCTCCTTGTGCTCAATGTCCTGGCCTTTGTGGTCATCTGTGGCTGCTATACTCACATCTACCTCACGGTGAGGAACCCCAACATCACATCCTCTTCTAGTGACACCAAGATAGCCAAGCGCATGGCCATGCTCATCTTCACCGACTTCCTCTGCATGGCGCCCATCTCCTTCTTTGCCATCTCTGCCTCCCTCAAGGTGCCCCTCATCACTGTGTCCAAGTCAAAGATCCTCCTGGTCCTGTTCTACCCCATCAACTCCTGTGCCAACCCCTTCCTCTACGCCATCTTCACCAGGAACTTCCGCAGGGATTTCTTCATTCTGCTGAGTAAGTTTGGCTGCTATGAAGTGCAAGCCCAGACCTACAGGTCAGAAACCTCATTCACTGCCCACAACTTTCATCCAAGGAATGGCCACTGCCCCCCAGCTCCCAGGGTTACCAATGGTTCCAATTACACACTCATCCCCCTAAGACATTTAGCCAAAAACTAAAACACAATGTGCAAATGTTTCTGAGTGTTGAATGACAATTAAGTCTTGCCTTTGAAGAATATGTCATGCAAGAGCTGACAGAGCACTTCCACATACTTCATCTAATTTAATCTCCCTGGCACATCCATAAGGTAAATTGGTCAGAAACTATTAACTCCATGTGATTCATTAAGAAACTGAAGACTTCATAACaacattaataattaaaataatgtagtACTACATAACATTTGTTCTATCCTTTATAGCATTCAAAGTGCTCTTGTTCAGATCATCTCAACTGATCCCTATAAAAGTCCTATTAAACAGGCAGATACAGGAATTATGCTTggagttttatagatgaggaatgcACAACTCAAAGggttaagtgacttgttcaaAATTGCTCAACTTATAAGAAGCAGAGCCAAAATTAAATGTTCTGACTCCCAGAGAACTTGCAAGAGAGGCAGTGCAAgatttattcactcactcattccctCAATGAATAGTCACTGGATATCTATGTGATGCTTTGAAATATGTCAACCTGAGTAGGctgaactacatttcccagaattccCTTTCTTAAATATTTCCCAAGAAGGTAGGCCACATGAAAGATTTTCAGGAAAACAGGAGGGTGGAAGGGAAGCTGCAGCCATTTTGTCACTCACACTTTGTTGCTCATCTGCTGATTCGGCTCACTGCTGTGAGTCTGCAGTGGGTCCACCATACCCTGGAACCTTCCTCGGGTTCTCTGCCTCTTAAGCCAAGTATATGAGTTTCGCTCCATGTTGAAGAACCCCCATCATCAGCAGAACACTTTTATCACCAAGGTCAGAAGCAACaagaacagaaatagattttagtTTGACCTTGTGGAGTTTGTCTTGTGCTTATGGCTTCAAGCATGCTTGTGATCTTCCCTTTATGACTGTCTGCCCTATAGACTAGCATCAGATGCAGAGACAACATCCTTACATAGCCCACTTTACCAACCTCCACAATTGTGTAACCCAAATCCCTGTAACAAAtctctgctatatatatatatacacacacacatgactgcTTCTGCTTCTTCAGTCAAACCCTGACTGAAGTACACAACCCATATAATGTGCCTATGGATTATATGGTTAAGAACACAGCAACTTTGGAATTGGAGCTGAGATTTCATTCTTACTCCATGATAAGGCAGAACTTCTCCCTATCTCAGTGTCTTCCTCTGCAATGGGAGTTGGTTATAGTATCTAACTATTGGGCTGATTATAACAATTGGAAAAGAAAGTGGGTTTAAGGTACCTACTGTTATAACAGGCTTGATGAACAAGTTCATTTCTTTCCTCCCAGATCGATGCCTGAACTTGCACCTAGTTCTCCTGACAGGGATCTAGAACTCATTCCATCACATATTATTCCTGATAAATAACTACACTTGCCCTACCTGCTTTCACAAATGACCCCATTTAGATGATCTGATCATCAGCtctgttcagttcactcagtcgtgtccgactctttgcaaccccatggactgaagcactccaggcctccctgttcatcaccaactcccagagcctattcaaactcatgtccatcgtatcggtgatgccatccaactatctcatcctctgtcgtccccttcgcctcctgccttcaatctttctcagcatcaaggtcttttccaatgagttagttcctcgtatcaggtggccaaagtattggggtttcagcttcagcatcagtccttccaatgaatattcaggactgatctcctttaagattgactggttggatctccttgtagtccaagggactctcaagagtcttctccaacaccacagttcaaaagcatcaattcttcggtgctcagctttctttatactccaactctcacatccatacatgactactggaaaagccatggctttgactagatggacctcataGTGAactcgatcagtcgtgtctgactctttgcaaccccatggactgtagcccgccaggttcctctgtccatgggattctccaggcaagaatactggaatgggttgccatttccttctccaggggatctcataAATAACCACAAATCCCCACAACCAGCCCACAAAGCTCCAAGTCTCCTCTGAGAGTATCCTTTTTCCATGTCAAAGCCAATCTTTCCTTCTCTTGGCCCCTGGCAAACATTTCAAAAGTTGGTCCTAAATGAATTAACAAGAGCTgaagaaaaaccagagatattactatgccaacaaaggtccatctagtcaaggctatggttttccagtggtcatgtatggatgtgagagttggactgtgaagaaagctgagcatgaaacaattgatgcttttgaactgtggtgttggagaagactcttgagagtcccttggactgcaaggagatccaaccagtccatcctaaaggagatcaggcctgggtgttaattgaaaggactgatgctgaagctgaaactccagtactttggccacctcatgagaagagttgactcattggaaaagaccctgatgctgggagggattgggggcaggaggagaaggggacgacagaggatgagatggctggatgccatcaccaatttgatggacatgagtttgagtgaactctggaagttggtaatggacagggaggcctgccatgctgcaattcatggggttgcaaagagtcggacacaactgagtga encodes:
- the FSHR gene encoding follicle-stimulating hormone receptor isoform X1, whose translation is MALFLVALLAFLSLGSGCHHRLCHCSNGVFLCQDSKVTEMPSDLPRDAVELRFVLTKLRVIPEGAFSGFGDLEKIEISQNDVLEVIEANVFSNLPKLHEIIEKANNLLYIDPDAFQNLPNLRYLLISNTGIKHLPAVHKIQSLQKVLLDIQDNINIHTVERNSFMGLSFESMIVWLSKNGIQEIHNCAFNGTQLDELNLSDNSNLEELPNDVFQGASGPVILDISRTRIRSLPSYGLENLKKLRAKSTYHLKKLPSLEKFVTLVEASLTYPSHCCAFANWRRQTSDLHPICNKSILRQEVDDMTQARGQRISLAEDDEPSYAKGFDMMYSEFDYDLCSEVVDVTCSPEPDAFNPCEDIMGYDILRVLIWFISILAITGNILVLVILITSQYKLTVPRFLMCNLAFADLCIGIYLLLIASVDVHTKSQYHNYAIDWQTGAGCDAAGFFTVFASELSVYTLTAITLERWHTITHAMQLECKVQLRHAASIMLVGWVFAFAVALFPIFGISSYMKVSICLPMDIDSPLSQLYVMSLLVLNVLAFVVICGCYTHIYLTVRNPNITSSSSDTKIAKRMAMLIFTDFLCMAPISFFAISASLKVPLITVSKSKILLVLFYPINSCANPFLYAIFTRNFRRDFFILLSKFGCYEVQAQTYRSETSFTAHNFHPRNGHCPPAPRVTNGSNYTLIPLRHLAKN
- the FSHR gene encoding follicle-stimulating hormone receptor isoform X2 is translated as MALFLVALLAFLSLGSGCHHRLCHCSNGVFLCQDSKVTEMPSDLPRDAVELRFVLTKLRVIPEGAFSGFGDLEKIEISQNDVLEVIEANVFSNLPKLHEIRIEKANNLLYIDPDAFQNLPNLRYLLISNTGIKHLPAVHKIQSLQKVLLDIQDNINIHTVERNSFMGLSFESMIVWLSKNGIQEIHNCAFNGTQLDELNLSDNSNLEELPNDVFQGASGPVILDISRTRIRSLPSYGLENLKKLRAKSTYHLKKLPSLEKFVTLVEASLTYPSHCCAFANWRRQTSDLHPICNKSILRQEVDDMTQARGQRISLAEDDEPSYAKGFDMMYSEFDYDLCSEVVDVTCSPEPDAFNPCEDIMGYDILRVLIWFISILAITGNILVLVILITSQYKLTVPRFLMCNLAFADLCIGIYLLLIASVDVHTKSQYHNYAIDWQTGAGCDAAGFFTVFASELSVYTLTAITLERWHTITHAMQLECKVQLRHAASIMLVGWVFAFAVALFPIFGISSYMKVSICLPMDIDSPLSQLYVMSLLVLNVLAFVVICGCYTHIYLTVRNPNITSSSSDTKIAKRMAMLIFTDFLCMAPISFFAISASLKVPLITVSKSKILLVLFYPINSCANPFLYAIFTRNFRRDFFILLSLHCCTVGLICNHFSSLFVARGNIFLNLD
- the FSHR gene encoding follicle-stimulating hormone receptor precursor (The RefSeq protein has 2 substitutions compared to this genomic sequence) translates to MALFLVALLAFLSLGSGCHHRLCHCSNGVFLCQDSKVTEMPSDLPRDAVELRFVLTKLRVIPEGAFSGFGDLEKIEISQNDVLEVIEANVFSNLPKLHEIRIEKANNLLYIDPDAFQNLPNLRYLLISNTGIKHLPAVHKIQSLQKVLLDIQDNINIHTVERNSFMGLSFESMIVWLSKNGIQEIHNCAFNGTQLDELNLSDNSNLEELPNDVFQGASGPVILDISRTRIRSLPSYGLENLKKLRAKSTYHLKKLPSLEKFVTLVEASLTYPSHCCAFANWRRQTSDLHPICNKSILRQEVDDMTQARGQRISLAEDDEPSYAKGFDMMYSEFDYDLCSEVVDVTCSPEPDAFNPCEDIMGYDILRVLIWFISILAITGNILVLVILITSQYKLTVPRFLMCNLAFADLCIGIYLLLIASVDVHTKSQYHNYAIDWQTGAGCDAAGFFTVFASELSVYTLTAITLERWHTITHAMQLECKVHVRHAASIMLVGWVFAFAVALFPIFGISSYMKVSICLPMDIDSPLSQLYVMSLLVLNVLAFVVICGCYTHIYLTVRNPNITSSSSDTKIAKRMAMLIFTDFLCMAPISFFAISASLKVPLITVSKSKILLVLFYPINSCANPFLYAIFTRNFRRDFFILLSKFGCYEVQAQTYRSETSFTAHNFHPRNGHCPPAPRVTNGSNYTLIPLRHLAKN
- the FSHR gene encoding follicle-stimulating hormone receptor isoform X3, producing MALFLVALLAFLSLGSGCHHRLCHCSNGVFLCQDSKVTEMPSDLPRDAVELRFVLTKLRVIPEGAFSGFGDLEKIEISQNDVLEVIEANVFSNLPKLHEIRIEKANNLLYIDPDAFQNLPNLRYLWLSKNGIQEIHNCAFNGTQLDELNLSDNSNLEELPNDVFQGASGPVILDISRTRIRSLPSYGLENLKKLRAKSTYHLKKLPSLEKFVTLVEASLTYPSHCCAFANWRRQTSDLHPICNKSILRQEVDDMTQARGQRISLAEDDEPSYAKGFDMMYSEFDYDLCSEVVDVTCSPEPDAFNPCEDIMGYDILRVLIWFISILAITGNILVLVILITSQYKLTVPRFLMCNLAFADLCIGIYLLLIASVDVHTKSQYHNYAIDWQTGAGCDAAGFFTVFASELSVYTLTAITLERWHTITHAMQLECKVQLRHAASIMLVGWVFAFAVALFPIFGISSYMKVSICLPMDIDSPLSQLYVMSLLVLNVLAFVVICGCYTHIYLTVRNPNITSSSSDTKIAKRMAMLIFTDFLCMAPISFFAISASLKVPLITVSKSKILLVLFYPINSCANPFLYAIFTRNFRRDFFILLSKFGCYEVQAQTYRSETSFTAHNFHPRNGHCPPAPRVTNGSNYTLIPLRHLAKN
- the FSHR gene encoding follicle-stimulating hormone receptor isoform X4, with translation MALFLVALLAFLSLGSGCHHRLCHCSNGVFLCQDSKVTEMPSDLPRDAVELRFVLTKLRVIPEGAFSGFGDLEKIEISQNDVLEVIEANVFSNLPKLHEIRIEKANNLLYIDPDAFQNLPNLRYLLISNTGIKHLPAVHKIQSLQKVLLDIQDNINIHTVERNSFMGLSFESMIVWLSKNGIQEIHNCAFNGTQLDELNLSDNSNLEELPNDVFQGASGPVILSDLHPICNKSILRQEVDDMTQARGQRISLAEDDEPSYAKGFDMMYSEFDYDLCSEVVDVTCSPEPDAFNPCEDIMGYDILRVLIWFISILAITGNILVLVILITSQYKLTVPRFLMCNLAFADLCIGIYLLLIASVDVHTKSQYHNYAIDWQTGAGCDAAGFFTVFASELSVYTLTAITLERWHTITHAMQLECKVQLRHAASIMLVGWVFAFAVALFPIFGISSYMKVSICLPMDIDSPLSQLYVMSLLVLNVLAFVVICGCYTHIYLTVRNPNITSSSSDTKIAKRMAMLIFTDFLCMAPISFFAISASLKVPLITVSKSKILLVLFYPINSCANPFLYAIFTRNFRRDFFILLSKFGCYEVQAQTYRSETSFTAHNFHPRNGHCPPAPRVTNGSNYTLIPLRHLAKN